From one Nothobranchius furzeri strain GRZ-AD chromosome 2, NfurGRZ-RIMD1, whole genome shotgun sequence genomic stretch:
- the znhit1 gene encoding zinc finger HIT domain-containing protein 1 produces the protein MVLDKKSSARVEAGQRRVLDEATRQRRLTRQLEALEKDNFQDDPLSSLPPPGPTARLPAFSETEEPERKKRKTRGDHFKQRFRKNFTTLLEEENLSESPEPNYLSAVAPPSSLPPRHFCCVCGFPSHYTCTTCGGRYCSSKCLITHRETRCLKWTL, from the exons ATGGTTCTGGACAAGAAGAGCTCCG CCCGGGTGGAGGCCGGTCAGCGTAGAGTTCTGGATGAGGCGACCCGGCAGCGGAGGCTGACCCGGCAGCTGGAGGCCCTGGAGAAGGACAACTTCCAG GACGACCCACTGTCCTCACTGCCCCCCCCAGGTCCGACTGCCCGTCTTCCTGCCTTCAGTGAGACAGAAGAGCCAG agaggaagaagaggaagaccaGAGGGGACCACTTCAAGCAGCGTTTCAGGAAGAACTTCACCACTCTGCTGGAGGAGGAG AATCTTTCAGAGAGCCCAGAACCCAACTATCTGTCTGCTGTGGCCCCGCCCTCCTCGCTGCCCCCCCGCCACTTCTGCTGCGTGTGTGGTTTTCCCTCCCACTACACCTGTACCACCTGTGGAGGGCGCTACTGCAGCAGCAAGTGCCTGATCACACACAGAGAGACCAG